The Rhodospirillaceae bacterium region CCAATTCAACAATTCGAGCATTATTGATTCCGCACAACCTCGCCAAGCCCCGACCATTAAGGAAAGCAGTTCCATCCGATAGAACTCCCATCCCAATGCCGTCTATCTCCTTTTGTTTCTCAATAAAGAGATCAAGCTGGTCAGGATTTTTGGTGATCGAATTTTGCGTGCTGGGATGTATTAACACATTAGAATCGCTATGTTTTTTGGTGATCGAATTTACCATAGACCCTGCCGTTTCTTCAAAATCTGCATTAATTGGTTCAATTAAATTGTCCGATCTTTTAACCATTAATCAGTTCCTTATAAGTCAAGCGCTGTCCGACCATTCTGCCAGCGGTCATTTCAATAAACTGCATGGTGCCGACCTTGGCTGTATTATGGCGGAATGAAAACTCGTTCACGTAGCGATGTAAGTGCTTCACGCTCATGTGGTGATATATGCCGTAGTACCCGCGCATCAACAGCGCCCAGAAGCTCTCTATTCCGTTTGTGTGGGCTTGGTCGCGGACGTATTCGCCAACGCCATGATTGACGGAATGATGATTGTTTCCAGAAAGGCCGCAGTATCCCCGGTGGGCATCGGTGTAGACGGTAGAGCCACGCATCACATGATATTGAATAGCGCCTTTTAAGGTGTACCCGTCTGCGTTAGCAATAGGTCCGGCAACAACATGACCGCCACGTTCCATGATGCCCATAACGGCTTGTTTGCCGACCGGGCCGCGCCCGATACGTTGCTTTTTGTGGGAGTGCTTGTTGCGCTCTTTGCCACCAATATAGGTTTCGTCTACTTCGACTGTCGGCCCCATATCACCGCCCTGCGAGGCCATCCAGGTTTCGCGGATACGCTGGGCCAAAAACCAAGCCGTTTTCTGTGTGACGCCAAGCTCGCGGGCCATTTGAGTGGAAGGAATGCCTTTGCGGGCCGTGGTCATCATGTAGATCGCCATAAGCCATTTGTGCAGAGGAAGGCGGGACTCTGCGAGAACCATGCCGACACGAACGCTGAAATGCTTGCGGCACGATTTGCAGCGGTACGGCATAGGAATAT contains the following coding sequences:
- a CDS encoding IS1595 family transposase, coding for MSKPETISFYEFFQRFPDEESARLFFENKRWPDGAECPHCGSSEVSECKNHIPMPYRCKSCRKHFSVRVGMVLAESRLPLHKWLMAIYMMTTARKGIPSTQMARELGVTQKTAWFLAQRIRETWMASQGGDMGPTVEVDETYIGGKERNKHSHKKQRIGRGPVGKQAVMGIMERGGHVVAGPIANADGYTLKGAIQYHVMRGSTVYTDAHRGYCGLSGNNHHSVNHGVGEYVRDQAHTNGIESFWALLMRGYYGIYHHMSVKHLHRYVNEFSFRHNTAKVGTMQFIEMTAGRMVGQRLTYKELING